TTCGTCCGGGCTCGTTTCCTCGACGACCAGCTTGTCCCCGGACGAGCCGGCGGAGCGGATTGTGGCGTCAAGCCCGGGCAGGAACACGACTGGGAACTGGAGGCCCTTGGCCGCGTGCACGGTGAGAATCTGGACGCCGGGCATGTCCTCGACGCGGACGTCGGCTTTGGCTTCGTCGGCGCCGGCCTGTTCGAGCGCGTTCAGGATGCGGAGCGGGTGTTCGCCCGATGCTTCGAGGTCTTCGATGATGGTCAAGAACTTGCGGACGTTGGCTTCGCGCTGTGGTTCCCAGAACCTGGTCCAGACCCGCCGTTCGTCCATGGCGCGGGAGAGGATGCGGGCGAGGGGTTCTTTGTGGACGCAGCCCAGCCAGCTCTTGAGCGCGGCCACTGCCTCAACGACCTTAGGGCAGGTCGAGGTCTGCATGCGGTCCCAGAGGAAGAGGGCAGGGGTCAGGGGTCGGGGGTCGGGGGTCGGGGAGGAATCTGAAGAGGCGGAGTTGGCGAGGAAGAGGTCGCGCTCGGCAATGTCGAAGAATGGGCCGCGCAGGGTGACGTAGAGGGAGACGTCGTCGGTCGGGTCGACAAGGAAACTAAGGAGCGAACGGAGGTAGCGGACTTCGACTTCCTCGTAGAAGCCGGAGCCGCCGAGCACCAGAAACGGAATGCCGGCCTCGCGCAAGGCGTTCTCGATTGGTGCGAGCAGGTTGCGGGAGCGGATGAGGATGGCGATGTCTTTGTACTGGCAGGAGCGCGCGATTTCGACGTCGCCGTCCTTGTCGTAGACCAGCAGGCCACCCTCACCCTTGCCCTCTCCCATCGAGGGAGAGGGGAATCCTGCTTCCTCTCCCTTGGGGGGAGAGGATTGAGGTGAGGGAGAAACAACCAGGCTCTGGATTCGCTTGGCGATGAGGGTGGCTTCGAGCTTGCGACGCTCCGGAGCGTTGTCGTCTGAGCGGGCGAGTATCAGTTCGACGCGGCCGGGGTCGGTATTGCTCCGGGCGCGAGTGAATGGCGCGTAGCGAGTACGCCACGGAGAGGGGTCGGGGGTCGGGGGTCGGCGGAGGATGAGGAAGGGGACATCAGGCGCGAGAACAGGGCGTTGTTGAAGCCGATGAGGGACTCAAGGCTGCGGTAGTTCTTCTCTAGGGTCTCTCGTTCGATCTGCTCTTTGCCCACCCACGCTTCGAGCTTGTCCGCGGCTTGGGCAAAGACTTCGACCTTGGCGTCCCGGAACATGTAGATGGACTGTTTCTCGTCGCCGACGATGAAGATGGTCGGTTTGATGCCGAGGTCGGACTTCGCGCCTTCGCCCGAGCGCCACTCTTCGGTCAGCTTGTCGATGATGCCCCACTGGATGAAGCTCGTGTCCTGGAACTCGTCCACGAGGATGTGGTCCGTGTGTTCGTCAAAGGCGTGCAGTATGTTCTGCCAGTCTTCCTCCTTGTGGAGGACCTTCCACGCCTCGTATTCCATGTCATCATAGTCCACGAACCCGGCAGCGCGTTTGGCTTCAGTGTAAGCTTTGAGGAATCGTTGCTGGAACAGGCCGAGGGCCTGGCCGAACTCGCCTTCCCAGACCGCGGTCGCGATGCGGTTGCGGTACTCGCACATCGCCTGATTCCACGCCTGTTCTTCGTCGTTGCAGCCGCGGATGCGCGGCGTGCACGATTTGGTACGATAGATGTCGGAGTTCTCTTCGAGGAGACGAAAGACCTCCTCAAGTGTCTTGCCCGCTAGTTCCCTTGGGAACAGACGCGAGTACCCTTCGAACCTGGTGCGACCGATCGGGCTCGCGCGGAGCTTCGCAGCGAGGTCGGGCAGGTCGGCTTCGGGCCCGACCATCCGTCCGCGCTGTACCGCAACCCGCCTGGCGAAGAGGCTGTCGAACAACTCGGACAGCCTGGTCCAGCCCTGGGTTCGGTTGCTGGTCACGAGGTCGATGAGTTCGGCGTAGTCACTTGAGTTCCGCTCACGCTCCGCGACCTGCATCAGCACGTCGTACTTGGCGCTTTCCCACGCGGTCGTGGTGTCGGACAGGACCTCGACACGCGGGTCGAGGCCGAGCAGCGGAGCAAAACGCCTGACCAGGGAAAGGCAGAACGAGTGAATGGTCGAGATGCGCAGCTTGAGTGCATTGTCGCGCAGGAACCTGTGTAGGGCCTGGTCTTTCTTCTCCAGTTCGCTGAAGATGCGCTCTTTCATCTCGGCTGCGGCCTTCTCGGTAAAGGTGAGAGTCAGAATCCGCTCGGGCGCGACACCGGCGGCAAGCAGGGCAATGTAGCGGTCGCTGAGTTGCTGGGTCTTGCCCGAGCCGGCCGGAGCGAAGACGACCTTATGCTTCAAAGGAATGACCAATTGCCAAGTACCAATTCCCAATCAAGTCCGAATGAACCAAGGACGAATGGCTCCGCAGCTCGGCTTCGTCAT
This window of the bacterium genome carries:
- a CDS encoding UvrD-helicase domain-containing protein, which translates into the protein MKHKVVFAPAGSGKTQQLSDRYIALLAAGVAPERILTLTFTEKAAAEMKERIFSELEKKDQALHRFLRDNALKLRISTIHSFCLSLVRRFAPLLGLDPRVEVLSDTTTAWESAKYDVLMQVAERERNSSDYAELIDLVTSNRTQGWTRLSELFDSLFARRVAVQRGRMVGPEADLPDLAAKLRASPIGRTRFEGYSRLFPRELAGKTLEEVFRLLEENSDIYRTKSCTPRIRGCNDEEQAWNQAMCEYRNRIATAVWEGEFGQALGLFQQRFLKAYTEAKRAAGFVDYDDMEYEAWKVLHKEEDWQNILHAFDEHTDHILVDEFQDTSFIQWGIIDKLTEEWRSGEGAKSDLGIKPTIFIVGDEKQSIYMFRDAKVEVFAQAADKLEAWVGKEQIERETLEKNYRSLESLIGFNNALFSRLMSPSSSSADPRPPTPLRGVLATRHSLAPGAIPTPAASN